The Sphingomonas donggukensis genomic interval GGCGCGCTGCTGCTCGACAATCCCGCCGCTGCTTCCAACCCGTTCTTCCTGATGGCGTCGGAGCAGTTCCGCCTGCCACTCGTCATCCTCGCCACGATGGCAACCGTCATCGCCAGCCAGGCGGTCATCACCGGCGCCTATTCGGTGGTGCAGCAGGCGGTGCAGCTGGGCCTGATGCCGCGCATCCGCATCGACCACACGTCGGCGTCCGAAGCCGGTCAGATCTACATCCCGGTCATCAACTGGGCGCTGATGACGATGGTGCTGCTGCTGATCCTCGGCTTCCGCGAATCGTCGAACCTCGCCGCCGCCTACGGGATCGCGGTGACCGGCACGATGTTCATCACGACGTGCATGATGGGCGTGCTGTTCCGCCGCGTGTGGAACTGGCCGCTGTGGCTGGTCGCAGGGTTCGTCGGGCTGTTCGTGCTGATCGATGGCCTGTATTTCGCGTCGAACCTGACGAAGGTGCCCGACGGCGGGTGGTTCCCGCTGCTGGTCGGCATCGTCATCTTCATCATGCTGACGACCTGGGCAAAGGGGCGCGCGCTGATGATCGAGCGGCTGCGCGAGGCGGCGATGCCGATCGCGGTGTTCATCCGCTCCGCCGCCAATTCCGCCGCGCGGGTGCCCGGGACCGCGGTGTTCATGACGTCCGCTGCCGACGGTGTGCCCCATGCGCTGCTCCACAATCTGAAACACAACAAGGTGATCCACGAACGCGTCATCCTGCTGACCGTGAAGATCGCCGACGTACCGTTCGTGCAGGACGAGATGCGGATCAAGCAGGACGACCTGGGCCAGGGATTCCACCGCATGGTGCTGAAGTTCGGCTTCATGCAGGAGCCGGACGTTCCCGCCGCGCTGGCGCTGGCGAAGAATTGCTCCGGTGAATTCAAGATGATGGAGACCAGCTTCTTCCTGGCGCGCCAGACGCTGCTGACGTCCGACAAGCCGGGCATGGCGATCTGGCGCGAAAAGCTGTTCGCGTGGATGCTGCGCAACGCCGAAAGCGCAATGGAATTCTTCCGCCTGCCGACCAACCGGGTGGTCGAGCTGGGGAGCCAGGTCGAGATTTGAGCCGGCCACCCATCCACATCCTTCACCTCCACTCCAGCTTCTCACTGGGGGGCAAGGAGGCGCGGGCAGTGCGGCTGATGAATGCGTTCGGTGCGGCTGCGCGGCACACGATCGTCTCTGCCATGCCCGACCAGCTCGGCGCGCGCGATGCGATCGCCGCGGGCATACGCTACGAGATCGCGCAGAACCCGCCGCCATTGACCGGCGGGCCATCGGTTGCGCGGTACGAGGCGATCGCGAAATACATGCGGCGGTTCGACCTGGTGCTGACGTACAATTGGGGCGCGATCGACGGAGTGATGGCCAAGCGCGTGTTCGGCAAGGGCACGCCGCCGCTGGTCCATCACGAGGACGGGTTCAACTCGGACGAAGCGGTGCGGCTCAGTCGCAAGCGCAACTTCTACCGCCGCTTCGCACTGCCCGCCGCGCACGCGCTGGTGGTGCCGAGCCACGCCTTGGAAGATATCGCGCGGCGCGTGTGGAAACAGCCCGAGAGGCGGGTCCACCGTATCTCCAACGGCATCCCGACGATGCGCTACGCCGCCAAGCCCAATCCGCGCGCGATCCCCGGCTTCGCGCGGCGCAAGGGGGAAGTCGTCATCGGAACCGTCGCGGGCTTGCGCGCGGTGAAGGATTTGCCGCTGCTGGTCCGCGCAGTCGGCGGGGTGCCGGGCAAGGTGCGGCTGGTCATCGTCGGCGAGGGGCCGGAGCGGCAGGCCATCGCCGATCAGGTCGAGGGCATGTTCATGGAGGACCAGGTTGTGATGCCCGGCTTCCTCCACGACCCCGCGCGCTTCATGGGCCTGTTCGACATCTTCGCGCTGTCGTCGCGGTCCGAACAGCAGCCGATCGTGGTGATGGAGGCGATGGCCGCGGGGCTGCCGGTGGTGTCGCCGCCGGTCGGCGACGTGCCGCTGATGGTCAGCGAGGCAAACCGGCCGTTCCTGACCGCCGACCGCTACGAAGTCACGCTGCGCGATCGCATGAAATGGCTGGCCGAAAGCGCCGAGCAGCGCGCCTATGTCGGTCATCAGAACCAGGTGCGCGCGCGTACCGAGTTCGACGAAAGTGCGATGATTGCCGCCTATCGTGCGTTGTACGAGGGCGCGATGCGCAGACCGGGTGCGCTGGCGGGCTGAAAAGACTTAAGGCTCGCGTTCGGCGCGATTGCGGCCTAACAGCGGCGAAACGCGCGAATTTGGAGGCGATGTGTTCAAGGGCCTGACCCCGATTGTCTATGGCGGCCGCGAAGTCTGGCCGCTCGTCGAAGGTGGCAAGGGCGTGGCGGCGACCAATCATGCCTCGGCGGGCGCCTGGGCCGCAGCCGGCGGCATCGGCACCGTGTCGGCGGTGAACGCCGACAGCTACGATCCCGAAGGCAAGATCATCCCGCAGGTGTACAAGGCGCTGACCCGCCGCGAGCGCCATGAAGAGCTCGTGGAATACGCGATCGAGGGCGCCGTCCAGCAAGTCAAGCGCGCTTGGGACATCGCCGGCGGCAAGGGCGCGATCAACATCAACGTCCTGTGGGAAATGGGCGGCGCCCAACGCATCCTGCACGGCGTGCTGGAGCGGACCAAGGGCCTGGTCGCGGGCGTCACCTGCGGCGCGGGCATGCCGTACAAGCTCTCTGAGATCACCGCGTCCTACGGCGTCAGCTACCTGCCGATCGTCAGCTCGGGTCGCGCGTTCAGCGCGCTGTGGAAGCGGGCGTATTCGAAGGCCGCGGAGTGGCTGGCGGCGGTGGTGTACGAAGATCCGTGGCTGGCCGGCGGCCACAACGGCCTGTCCAATGCCGAAGACCCGCTGGCACCGCAGGACCCGTACCCCCGCGTGAAAGTGCTGCGAGAGACGATGCGTGCCGGCGGGATTTCCGACGATGTGCCGATCGTGATGGCGGGCGGCGTTTGGTTCCTGCGCGACTGGGACGAGTGGATCGACAATCCCGAGCTTGGCAAGATCGCCTTCCAGTTCGGCACCCGCCCACTGCTGACGCAGGAAAGCCCGATCCCCGAGGGGTGGAAGGCCAAGCTGATGGATATCGAGCCGGGGGAGGTGCTGCTGCACCGTTTCTCGCCGACCGGCTTCTATTCGAGCGCCGTCCGCAACCCGTTCCTGCGCGAGTTGGAAGCGCGGTCGGAACGCCAGATCGCGTTTTCGACGCAGGAGGCGGGCGACCATACCCACCAGCTCGACGTGGGTGTAAAGGGCAGAAATTTCTGGGTGACGCTGGGCGACCTGATGCGCGCCCGCGAATGGTATGGCCTCGGCTACACCGATGCGCTGAAGACGCCGGACAACACGCTGGTCTTCGTCACGCCCGAGGAAAAGGGCGTGATCCGCAAGGACCAGGCCGACTGCATGGGCTGCCTCAGCCAGTGCGCATTCTCGTCCTGGGCGGATACCGACACCAACTCGACGGGACGCCTCGCCGACCCGCGTAGCTTCTGCATCCAGAAGACGCTGCAGGACATCGCCCACGGCGGCCCGATCGACCAGAACCTGATGTTTGCGGGCCACGGCGCGTATAATTTCAAGAAGGACCCGTTCTATTCGAACGGCTTCGTGCCGACCGTGAAGCAGCTGGTCGATCGCATCCTGACTGGCGATTGAACGAGGATCGTTGCGAAAGCGAACCGAGGATCCCATATGAACTAAATCGCGGCGCATCGAACCGAGCAGCCCGCGACCGAGAGTGCCGTTGCTCCCGCTCAAGACCGGAGCAAAGTCATGACTCTAGACACTACGTCATCAACGTCGTCACCGCCGAAGATCTCGCGTGCGGTCAACATTGCTGCCTCCACCGATCAGGTGGTCGCGATGTGCGCGAAGCATGATGCCGATATCAGCGCGATCGAGACGTTGCCGTCGGGCGGCACGCGGGTCGTATTGATGAATGCAGTTGGTGCAGCCGCGATCGTCCGCGCGTTCAAGTCGAAGGTGCTGGCGGGCGACGTGCCGCGGACGCACTGGATGCGGGTTCGTCCCAGCAGCTACTGACAACCACGACAGCCATCGCGGCGTTAACGCGCCATTTGCTCCCGATATGGCATGCTGTCCGGAAGACCGGGGAGAAACATGGCGTCACGAGCATCGCAGTATCGCAGTGTCGCGCAAGCGACGGTCGAGCGTCGAGGTGATCCGCGAATGCGGGTCATCGTGCGGCGTGCGAGCGTGCGCCGTCAGGGTGCCGAAAGCGTTGACGCCGAACTGCTGGATCTGTCGATCTACGGTTGTCGGATCACGTGCCCCGATCCGCATGATGCGGGCGAGCGGGTGTGGCTGCGGCTTGCCGGCGGCATGCCGATCTCGGCCACCGTTGTTTGGTGTCGGGACGGTCTGGCGGGTTGCCGGTTCGACGAACCGATCGAACGCGCGACGATGCGGGCGATGACCCTGCACCTGGTGTCCTGACCGTGCACGTGCCCGAGGCCTAGGCCCACCCCTCCAGCACCTGATCCGGCGGGCGGTGGCCGTCGACCCACGCGCGGATGTTGGCGATGACGCGCTCGCCCATCGCGAGCCGACCCTCATAGGTCGCCGACCCCATGTGCGGCAGCATCACGACGTTCGGCAGCGCGAGCAGGCGCGGATCGATCGCGGGCTCGTGCTTCCACACGTCGAGGCCGGCACCGGCGAGCCGTCCACCCTCAAGCGCCGCGACCAGCGCATCTTCGTCGAGGATGCCGCCGCGGCTGGCGTTGATGAGGTGGGCGGTCGGCTTCATCAGCGCGATGCGGCGTGCGTCGATCAGGTTTTCGCTGTCGGCATTGCGCGGCGTGTGCAGCGTGACGATGTCGGCCATGCCGAGCAGCTCGTCGAGGTTGGGGTGGTATTCGGCCTGCAGCTCGGCCTCCACCATCTTCGGCAGACGGTGGCGATTGTGGTAGTGGATGGTCAGGCCGAACGCGCGCGCACGGCGGGCCACCGCGCTGCCGATGCGGCCCATACCGACGATGCCGAGCGCCTTGCCGCCGATGCGGTGGCCGAGCATCCCGCCCGGCGACCAGCCGGTCCACGCGCCCGACCGCACCAGCTTTTCCCCCTCCGCCAGCCGCCGCGGCACGCCCAGGATCAGCGCCATCGTCATGTCGGCGGTATCCTCGCTCAGCACGCCCGGCGTGTTGGTGACCAGGATGCGCCGCGCGCGCGCCGCAGGCAGGTCGATATGATTTACCCCCGCGCCATAGTTGGCGATCAGCTTCAGCCGCTCGCCCGCACCCGCGATCAGGTCTGCGTCGATGGAGTCGGTGACGGTCGGCACCAGCACGTCGCACGTTGCCATCGCCGCGGTCAGCGCGGCGCGGTCCATCACCGTGTCGAGACGATTGAGATCGGCATCGAACAGCGCCGCTAGCCGGTCCATCACCGCATCGGGCAGCTCGCGGGTGACGACCACCTTGGGTCGGGCAGGGCGCGCAGGGTCGGCCATGCGCCCGACTTGAAGCGGCAGGCCCGGCCAGTCAACGGTTGAAGCGCGGCCCGCGCTGCCGCTACAGCAACGGCGGCGGTTGACGGGAGGCTTTGCGATGCGGTGGACGACGGGGCTGGCGTGCGGGATGGCGGCGGTGGGGCTGATTGTGCCCGATGCGCCCGCAGACGCCCAGGCGCGCAAGACGCCCTATTACGCGTCGATCTCCGCCGGTCAGGCGCGGATGCGGACCGGGCCGGGGCGCAACTATCCCGCCAGCTGGCTCTACATCCGTTCCGGCCTGCCGGTGAAGGTGATCGGCATCTACAAGGAATGGCGCAAGGTCGAGGACCCGGCGGGCGTCGAGGGCTGGATGCAGGCGAATCTGCTGACCGAACGCCGCACCGCGATGGTGGCCGGCGCCGAAGTCGCGCTGCGCGATACGCCGCGCGCCGCCGGTCGCGTCCAGTACCGCGCGGCGCCCGGCGTGATCGGGCGGATCAGCCAGTGCAGCGCGGGATGGTGCTGGTTCGACGTGAAGGGGCGGTCGGGCTTCGTTGAGGCGATCCACCTGTGGGGCGTCGATCCGGGCGAAGACGTGTCGTGACGCCCGACCTGCGCTTCGTCGAAGGAGATTTCGACAGCGCGGATGTCATCGACCTGCTGCGCTTCCATCTGGCGAGCGCGCATCAAAGCTCACCGGCGTGCAAGGTCCATGCGCTGGACCTGACGGGGTTGCAGCGCCCCGACGTGCGGTTCTGGAGCGTGCGCGGCGCGTCCGGCGCGCTGCTCGGCATGGGGGCGCTCAAGACGATCGAAGCGGGGCACGGCGAGATCAAGTCGATGCGCGTCGCGCCTGCGTATCTGCGTCGCGGCATCGGCGCCGCGATCCTGGCGCATCTGCTGCACGAGGCGCGGGCCGGGGGGCTGACCCGGGTGAGCCTGGAAACCGGCGGCAACGAGGCGTTCGCGCCCGCCCGCGCGATGTACGAGCGGGCGGGGTTCGCGGAATGTCCGGCGTTCGGAGAGTATGTGCCGGATGAGTTCACGCGCTGCTATTCGCGGGCGCTGTAGTCCGTCACTTTCACCCGTTCATCTCGAGTAGCGATCGAGCGAAGTCGAGAGCCCGTATCGAGAGAGGCTCTCCTAGGGCATAAACCTCTCGATACGCCCTCTCGACGAGCTCGACCGCTACTCGAAGCGAACGGGTGCATGCAAAGTGGGGGGAAGTGGCGCCGCCCTAGTTCAGCAGTTCCACCGCCATCGCCGTCGCCTCGCCGCCGCCGATGCACAGCGACGCGAGTCCGCGCTTCTGGCCGGTCGTCTCGAGCGCCGACAGCAGCGTCGCCAAGATGCGCGCGCCGCTGGCGCCGATCGGATGGCCGAGCGCGCAGGCGCCGCCGTGGATGTTGATGACGTCGTGCGGGATCGACAGGTCGTGCATCGCGATCATCGCGACCGCGGCGAATGCTTCGTTCACTTCGAACAGGTCGACGTCGCCGATCTGCCAGCCGGCGCGCTCCAGTGCCTTGCGCATCGCGAACACCGGAGCGGTCGTGAACAGCGCGGGGGCGTGGGCGTGGGCACCGTGCGCAACGATCCGCGCCACCGGGTTCAGGCCCAGCCGCTCGGCGACGCTCGCCCGCGTCAGCACGAGCGCAGCGGCGCCGTCGCTGATCGACGAGGCATTGGCCGCTGTGATCGTCCCGTCCTTCGAAAAGGCGGGTTTCAGCGTCGGGATCTTGGCGACGTCGCCCTTCGCCGGCTGTTCGTCCAGCGCCACTGTCGTCGCGCCCTTGCGGCCCTGGATCTCGACGGGGACGATCTCGCGATCGAACGCGCCGGAGGTCTGCGCCTTCTGCGCGCGTTTCAGGCTGGCGATCGCATAGTCGTCCATCGCGCCGCGGGTGAACTGGTATTCGCGCGCGGTATCCTCGGCGAAACTGCCCATCAGCTTGCCGGGGTCATAGGCATCCTCAAGCCCGTCGAGGTACATGTGATCCTTCAGCACGTCATGCCCGATGCGCGCGCCGGCACGGTGGCGCATCGACAGATAGGGCGCGTTGGTCATGCTCTCCATGCCGCCGGCGACGATGACGTCCACCGATCCCGCGGCCAATGCCTCGCTTGCCATGATCGCGGCCTGCATGCCCGATCCGCACATCTTGTTGAGGGTGGTGCCCTCGATATGCTGCGGCAGGCCAGCCTTTAGCGCCGCCTGGCGCGCGGGCGCCTGGCCTAGGCCGGCGGGCAGCACGCACCCCATGTAGATGCGCTGGATGTCGTCGCCCGACAGGCCTGCCCGCTCCACCGCCGCACCGACCGCCGCCGCGCCCAGTTCGGTCGCCGACGCGCCGGAAAGGCAGCCCTGGAAACTGCCCATGGGCGTGCGGGCATAGCTGGCGATGACGATGGGGTCGGCGGTCATGCGGTGTCCTCTGAAATGCTTGGGCGCATCCCTATGCGGAAACGGCGCGTCAGTGAAGATCGACCGGCGGCGCCTTTTCGCCGGGAGTGGGCCGGGGCGGGCGTTTCAGGAAGAACACCAGCGGCACCGACGCCGCGGTGATGATCGCCATCACCCAGAAATCGTCGAGATAGGCAATCATCGCCGCCTGTCGGTTCACCTCGGCATCCAGCATCGACAGCACCGTGTCCGCCGCTGCCCCGAATCGCTGGAGCATCGACACGTCGTAGCCCGCCAGCGCCTCCGCATTGATGTGCGGCGACAGGTCGGCATGGCTGGTCTGGACGTTGCGCGCCAGCAGCGCGGTGACGCCGGAAATGCCGACCGACGCGCCGATGTTGCGCATCAGGTTCATCAGCGACGATCCCTCGGTGCGGTAATGCGGCGGCAGCGTCGCGAACGCCATCGCGTTCAGCGGCATGAAGACGAGGCCGAGGCCGATGCCCTGGATCAGGCCGGAGATCACGAACTGGTTCGCACCCATCATGATCGTCCAGCTCGTCATCTCCCACAGCGAAAAGGCGGCGATGGTGAAGCCGACACCGACCAGGATGCGCGGATCGAACCCGCGCTGGGTCAGCTGCGCGGCGACGAACATGCTGGCGACGACGCCAAGCCCGCGCGGCATCAGCAGCAAGCCAGTGTCGAGCACGGGGTAGCCGAAGATACGCTGCAACATCGGCGGCAACAGTGCCATCGTCGCCATCATCACCAGGCCCACGACCAGCATGAAGCCAAGACCCGTAACCAGATTGCGATTCTTGAACAGGTCGCGGTCGAACATCGGCTTCTTCGCGGTGAACAGGTGGACGACGAACATCCACAGCGCGATGGCCGCGACCAGCCCCTCGATCACGACCTCGGTCGACGAAAACCAGTCCTCGCTCAACCCCCGATCGAGCATCAGCTGGAGCGCGGCGATACCGATCGCGAGCAGCGAAAAGCCGATCAGGTCGAAGCTGCGGCGGGTGATCTTGCGCGACGGCAGCAGCGCCCACAGCACCGCGAAACAGAACACGCCGAGCGGCAGGTTCACGTAGAAAACCCAGCGCCAGTTGTAGCTCTCGGTCAGCCAGCCACCGATGACCGGCCCCAGGATCGGGCCGACCATGATGCCCATGCCCCAGATCGCCATCGCCTTGCCCTGACGTTCGGGCGGATTGATGTCGAGCATCACCGTCTGGCTGAGCGGATTCATGAAGGCCGCGCTGACGCCCTGAAGTACGCGGAAGATCACCATCTGGGTCAAATTTGCCGACAGCCCGCACAGCGCCGAGGATACGACGAACCCCGCGACCGACCACAGGAACAGGTTTCGGCTGCCGATACGGTCGGCGAGCCAACCGGTGATCGGGATCGCGATGGCCGATGCGACGATGTAGCTCGTCAGCACCCAAGTGACGGTATCCGCGGTCGCGCCAAGCGCCGTCTGCATGTGCGGAAGCGCGACGTTCGCGATCGTGCTGTCGAGGATCTGCATGATCGTCGCCAGCATGACGCCGATCGTGAGCAGCGGGCGGTTGGTGGTTGCAAGTGCCGCGACGCCTGAGTGCGGGACGGCAGCCGTCGCAGCGGGCGGACCGCCGCGGGCCGTGGCGGCGCTCGCCACGCTCAGTTCCCCCGGATGTCTACGCGCACGTCGGCGCTCAGGCCGGCGATCAGCTGGCGCGGGCTCTTCTCGTCGATGGCGATGCGGACCGGCACGCGCTGGGTCACCTTCACCCAGTTGCCGTTGGCGTTCTGGGCGGGAAGGACCGAGAACTCGCTGCCGGTGCCGGCGCCGATCGAGGCGACGTGCCCCTTCAGATGCAGCCCGGGATAAGCGTCGAAGCTGACCTCGGCGGCTTGCCCAACGCGCATCTTGTTCAGGTCGGTTTCCTTGAAATTCGCTTCCACCCAAGACCGACTGTCGGCGACGATGGTGACCGCGGGCAGGCCGCTGACCATCATCTGCCCGACCTGCAGACGATCGGCCTGGCTGATCTGGCCGCCGACCGGCGCGCGGACTTCGGTGCGCGACAGGTCGAGCTGCGCCTTCGATCGCGCCACCTGCGCGGCGGCGATCTGCGGGTTCTGTCCGGGGACGGCGGAACCGGTCGCGAGCTTCGCGCGCGCCTCGGCAGCGGACGCCTCTGCACTCTGGAGCGCGGCGCGGGCCTGCTGAAGGCCATGCTGCGACTGCTGAAGGCGTGCGCGCGTCGTGAAGCCACGCTTCATCAGCTCGGCCTGACGCGCGTAATCCTCCTGCGCAGCGGCGATCTGGTCGCGCGCTGCGACGATGTCGGCACCCGTGCCCTGGTAGCTGGTCTGAAGCGTCTGCACCGCGACCTGCGCGCCCGCGATCTGCGCATTCGCCTGGGCGACGGCGATCCGATAGGGGTCGGGATCGATGCGGAACAGCAGGTCGCCGGCGCGTACGATCTGGTTTTCCTTCACGTTCACCGCGACGATCCGTCCGGCGACGTCGCTCGCGACCGACACCTTGTCCTGAGAGACATACGCGTTGTCGGTCGACACGAACCGGCCCGACGTCGCCCAGAAATAGCCGGCCATCGCGATGATGATGAGGGGGACGCCGAACATCAGCAGCGGGCGAAGCCAGCGGCGTGGCTTCTTTCCAGCGGCAGTCTCGACCACGATCGGATCGGCGGTCGCGGTATCGATGCGGGGGTCGGCGTCAGCCATGCGCGGTCTCGTTGGCAAGATGGGGGGTGGTGTCGGGGGTGAGCAGGTTTTCGCGGATACGCTCGAGCGAGGCGAAGAGTTGCGCGCGGCCCGCGGCGTCGATGCCGTCGAAGGCGGCCTCGAACATCTCATCGGCATAGCTGCGCAGTTTCTCGAGCACCGGCTTCGCATCTTCCGTCAGGAAGATCTGCCACGCGCGGCGATCGGCGGGATCGCGGCGGCGCTCGACCAGCTTCGATTCCTCCAGCCGGTCGATCATGCGGCACAGGGTGATCGGCTCGACTTCCAGCAACTCGGCGAGCCCGCCCTGATTGATGCCCTCGTGGCGGGACAGGGTGACGAGCGTCTTCCACTGGGCGCGGGTGGCGCCGACGCGGCGCGCACGCTCGTCGAAACGGCGCCGCATGAGGCGCGAGACGTCGCTGATGAGGAAGCCAAGGCTGTCGGTCATGCGCTGCATATAATAAGCATGCTTATGGATAGCCAGCGGAACCAACATGCGCGTCGTGCAATCGTCATTGCAGGAGGTGGACGATGGCTGACACGATGACCGGCGGGTGTTTCTGCGGCGCCAAACGCTATACGGCGACCGTGGCAGACGACGACGCCTACCTGTGCCACTGCCGCATGTGCCAGCGCATCAGCGGCAACGTCTCGCTGGCGTTCAAGGGCATGAAGCAGGCCGATGTCTGCTGGCAGACGTCGCCCGATTATTTCGAGTCTTCCCCGATCGCGCGGCGCGGACATTGCGCCACGTGCGGGACCACGCTGACCTTCGAATTTCCCGACAGCGACACGATGGACCTGACGGTGGCGAGTTCCGATGAGCCCGCGCGTTTCGTGCCGCGTCACAATTATGCGGTCGAAAGCTGGCACGAAGCTTGGCTGGACGTGCGCGACCTGCCCGCTATGCGAAGCGACGAGAATCCCAATGTCGTCGAAAGGTGGATGAAGGCCTGTGGCAAGCTCCCCGACTGAATCGTCGCCCGCGCAATTCTTCGAGAGTTTCGACGGCGAGCGGCTGGCCTATTACGAGATGGGAGAAGGTCGAGCAGTCGTCCTGATCCACGGCTATTTCAGCGACGCCGACACCAACTGGATCAAATACGGCCACGCCGCGGTGATCGCCGCCAAGGGCTTCCGCGTCCTCATGCCCGATTTGCGCGCGCACGGCGCGAGCGCCCGCCCGCACGATCCCGCCGCGTACCCGCCCGACGCGCTGACCCGCGACGGCCACGCGCTCGTCGCGCATCTGGGGCTGACCGACTATGATCTGGGCGGCTATTCGCTCGGCGCGCGGACGGTGTCGCGGATGCTGGCGACGGGCGCGACGCCGCGGCGGATCGTCTTTTCTGGCATGGGGCTCGACGGGCTTGTGGATACCGGGCGCCGGGCGGGGCATTTCCGGCATGTCCTCACCAACCTCGGCCAGCACGAACGCGGATCGGGCGCGTGGATGGCAGAGGCGTTTTTGAAAACGACCGGCGGCGATCCGGTCGCGTTGCTCGGCATCCTCGACACGTTCGTCGACACGCCGCTCGACACGGTGCGCGGGTTCGTTCAGCCGGCGCTGGTCGTCAACGGCGTGGACGACGACGACAACGGCTCGGCCGCGGCGCTGGCGGAGGCGCTGCCCGATGCCCGCTATGTCGAGACGCCGGGCAACCACATGAGCGCGGTGGTGAAGCCCGAGCTTGGCCGCGCGATCGCGGACTTTCTCGCGGCTTGACCGGGGGCGGGGGCGAGCGCAGTCTCGGTGTCATCACAGTTCGCTTTCCCGAGGAAAACTCCATGATCCGCAACCGTCTCTCGCTCGCGGCGCTCGCGTGCGCGCTCGCCGCGTCGCCCGCCGCGGCCCAGACCGCCAGGCAAACCGCAGCGCCGACCGCTGCCGACGCCGACAAGTTCGTCGCCGACGTCGAGAAATACATGGCCGTGCGCGGGGTCGATTCGGCGCGCATCCAGTGGGTCAACGCGACCTACATCACCGACGACACCGACGCGCTTGTCGCCAAGGATTCGGCGGAGCTGACCGATCTGCAGGTCCGCTATGCGCTGGACGCCGCGAAGTTCCAGAAGGCGCCGGGCCTGTCGCCCGACACGAAGCGCAAGCTCGACCTGCTGCGCGGATCGATCACGCTGCCCGCACCGACGACCGCCGGCGCTTCGACTGCGCTCGCCGAGGCATCGACGCGGATGACCTCGCTCTACGGCAAGGGCAAGGGCACGCTCGACGGCAAGCCAATCAACGGCAGCGATATCGAAGCGGCGATGGGCACCACTCGCGACCCCGCCAAGCTGAAGGAGATGTGGGTCAGCTGGCACGACAATGTCGGCGCGCCGATGCGCAAGGACTATGCGACGATGGCCGGCATCGCCAACAAGGGCGCGGTCGAGCTGGGCTACAGCGACGTCGGCGCGATGTGGCGTTCGGGCTACGACATGCCGCCCGCCGAATTCGCCGCGCTGACCGACAAGCTCTGGAAGGAGGTCGAGCCGCTCTACCTCGCGCTCCACACCTACACCCGCTGGAAGCTCAACGAGAAGTACGGTGACGCCGTTCAGGCGAAAACCGGTCCGATCCGCGCCGACCTGCTCGGCAACATGTGGGCGCAGGAATGGGGCAACATCTACGACATCG includes:
- a CDS encoding 2-hydroxyacid dehydrogenase, translating into MADPARPARPKVVVTRELPDAVMDRLAALFDADLNRLDTVMDRAALTAAMATCDVLVPTVTDSIDADLIAGAGERLKLIANYGAGVNHIDLPAARARRILVTNTPGVLSEDTADMTMALILGVPRRLAEGEKLVRSGAWTGWSPGGMLGHRIGGKALGIVGMGRIGSAVARRARAFGLTIHYHNRHRLPKMVEAELQAEYHPNLDELLGMADIVTLHTPRNADSENLIDARRIALMKPTAHLINASRGGILDEDALVAALEGGRLAGAGLDVWKHEPAIDPRLLALPNVVMLPHMGSATYEGRLAMGERVIANIRAWVDGHRPPDQVLEGWA
- a CDS encoding NAD(P)H-dependent flavin oxidoreductase; protein product: MFKGLTPIVYGGREVWPLVEGGKGVAATNHASAGAWAAAGGIGTVSAVNADSYDPEGKIIPQVYKALTRRERHEELVEYAIEGAVQQVKRAWDIAGGKGAININVLWEMGGAQRILHGVLERTKGLVAGVTCGAGMPYKLSEITASYGVSYLPIVSSGRAFSALWKRAYSKAAEWLAAVVYEDPWLAGGHNGLSNAEDPLAPQDPYPRVKVLRETMRAGGISDDVPIVMAGGVWFLRDWDEWIDNPELGKIAFQFGTRPLLTQESPIPEGWKAKLMDIEPGEVLLHRFSPTGFYSSAVRNPFLRELEARSERQIAFSTQEAGDHTHQLDVGVKGRNFWVTLGDLMRAREWYGLGYTDALKTPDNTLVFVTPEEKGVIRKDQADCMGCLSQCAFSSWADTDTNSTGRLADPRSFCIQKTLQDIAHGGPIDQNLMFAGHGAYNFKKDPFYSNGFVPTVKQLVDRILTGD
- a CDS encoding PilZ domain-containing protein produces the protein MRVIVRRASVRRQGAESVDAELLDLSIYGCRITCPDPHDAGERVWLRLAGGMPISATVVWCRDGLAGCRFDEPIERATMRAMTLHLVS
- a CDS encoding potassium transporter Kup, which produces MPTGAPEGRDHDRHRRHAGPEDRPVSTALPNDAATTDSDVPGHSHAKQGLAKLALGAIGVVYGDIGTSPLYAMKEVFVGHHPLTVDQLHVLGVVSLMFWSLMLIVTLKYVLMILRADNNGEGGSLSLLALIQRKSGGGRWGASLVILGVLATALFFGDCMITPAISVLSAVEGLSTVQAGFDGWVLPISIAILVGLFYIQSVGTARVGKLFGPIMLTYFIVLSVLGVINIAARPDVLMALNPIWAVRFAMNDGTLAFLALGSVVLCVTGAEALYADMGHFGRRPIQLAWAVPVLPALMLNYLGQGALLLDNPAAASNPFFLMASEQFRLPLVILATMATVIASQAVITGAYSVVQQAVQLGLMPRIRIDHTSASEAGQIYIPVINWALMTMVLLLILGFRESSNLAAAYGIAVTGTMFITTCMMGVLFRRVWNWPLWLVAGFVGLFVLIDGLYFASNLTKVPDGGWFPLLVGIVIFIMLTTWAKGRALMIERLREAAMPIAVFIRSAANSAARVPGTAVFMTSAADGVPHALLHNLKHNKVIHERVILLTVKIADVPFVQDEMRIKQDDLGQGFHRMVLKFGFMQEPDVPAALALAKNCSGEFKMMETSFFLARQTLLTSDKPGMAIWREKLFAWMLRNAESAMEFFRLPTNRVVELGSQVEI
- a CDS encoding glycosyltransferase; this encodes MSRPPIHILHLHSSFSLGGKEARAVRLMNAFGAAARHTIVSAMPDQLGARDAIAAGIRYEIAQNPPPLTGGPSVARYEAIAKYMRRFDLVLTYNWGAIDGVMAKRVFGKGTPPLVHHEDGFNSDEAVRLSRKRNFYRRFALPAAHALVVPSHALEDIARRVWKQPERRVHRISNGIPTMRYAAKPNPRAIPGFARRKGEVVIGTVAGLRAVKDLPLLVRAVGGVPGKVRLVIVGEGPERQAIADQVEGMFMEDQVVMPGFLHDPARFMGLFDIFALSSRSEQQPIVVMEAMAAGLPVVSPPVGDVPLMVSEANRPFLTADRYEVTLRDRMKWLAESAEQRAYVGHQNQVRARTEFDESAMIAAYRALYEGAMRRPGALAG
- a CDS encoding SH3 domain-containing protein gives rise to the protein MRWTTGLACGMAAVGLIVPDAPADAQARKTPYYASISAGQARMRTGPGRNYPASWLYIRSGLPVKVIGIYKEWRKVEDPAGVEGWMQANLLTERRTAMVAGAEVALRDTPRAAGRVQYRAAPGVIGRISQCSAGWCWFDVKGRSGFVEAIHLWGVDPGEDVS
- a CDS encoding GNAT family N-acetyltransferase, with translation MTPDLRFVEGDFDSADVIDLLRFHLASAHQSSPACKVHALDLTGLQRPDVRFWSVRGASGALLGMGALKTIEAGHGEIKSMRVAPAYLRRGIGAAILAHLLHEARAGGLTRVSLETGGNEAFAPARAMYERAGFAECPAFGEYVPDEFTRCYSRAL